Proteins encoded in a region of the Nicotiana tomentosiformis chromosome 9, ASM39032v3, whole genome shotgun sequence genome:
- the LOC138899259 gene encoding uncharacterized protein, which translates to MTTFLNKQHVYSKIEKEAPEDIEHRKAQFLIYKSLNKADYVVSQRKNVRWLKVKFYKLKIKIGRRLNTLKKSILLTFSVAKGGVYKQFICQLKSLKKMLVSREAMFTLFTREW; encoded by the exons ATGACTACTTTTCTCAATAAACAACATGTTTATTCCAAGATTGAAAAGGAAGCCCCAGAAGATATAGAACATAGAAAAGCACAGTTCTTGATTTATAAGTCACTAAATAAAGCAGATTATGTTGTGTCTCAGAGAAAGAACGTACGATGGCTGAAAGTGAAATTCTACAAGTTGAAGATCAAGATTGGAAGGAGATTAAATACGCTGAAAAAGAGCATATTGTTAACATTTTCTGTTGCTAAAGGTGGGGTTTACAAACAATTTATTTGCCAATtaaaatctttaaagaaaatgCTTGTGAGTAGAGAAGCCATG TTTACACTATTCACAAGAGAATGGTGA